One region of Salvia miltiorrhiza cultivar Shanhuang (shh) chromosome 3, IMPLAD_Smil_shh, whole genome shotgun sequence genomic DNA includes:
- the LOC131016795 gene encoding putative late blight resistance protein homolog R1C-3 isoform X2: MAAYAAIVSLMNTINQIEHHPSPPISIHKQQLESLTQIVTFLQEFLESYKSPVADGDEADPLEMRIADAAHAVEDVIESHIVDKLQPRRSKRIADAANAAEDAIESHIVDKLQLRRSKKAKIDTAEADEQIKKEAMENELGRSMSPNEEFLQGYVVDAAHAAEEVNSREEVSCINFYQDLQQVIEEMNVINKEAMETSAEAQLQRKVSSTHAGSLTSSSTVKESMMVGFDDVQLQLLDWLTGGNRNRQIIPITGMGGIGKTTLARHIFEHALVKQHFDICAWTTISQTYNVRETLREVLKQVSGDSRDDLSDENELGEKLHKYLWGRRYIIILDDMWSVEVWDKMRFFFPDYNDGSRVIVTTRLANLAAKLTDSNSIGMRFLDDVCSWSLFSKTVFGDGGFPLHLEEIGKKIVGKCKGLPLSIAVIGGLLAKSELTLEYWEHIEENLSSVVNSENDEYWLRVLKLSYDHLPAYLKPCFLYMGMFGEDKRIGVSELMRLWVSEGFLKPNINKSSKTIAKEYLKELVDRNPILVHELGKLGNIRCCKMHDLVRDLCLKEAEKQRFYYVLGQDCPRGINSQRRIVIPRSTSAMTVQDAMETMSSRARSFICHADTVPELLDFRFLRTLSTYNGWYSKGYLDENVFQMVNLRYLSARFRSGFQIPSSISLLWNLHTLFVSCKGKPTTAPVEIWKMHQLKHVEFEESIMFKYAGYGMYLPDPRSGHSDVMMENLETLKGVLDFNLNEEVVKRIPNIKKLRIKYTNKVMDRVKCLSYLHCLSKLESLTCIIDNGCEECLQSISFPHSLKKLHLQCGKFDLEEILEKIGSLPLLEKLYLEYGFFATGRWEIVDGQFPSLKYLKMHGCMNMECWTLEGSCLPCLEQLELRYMKSLEEFPSEIGEIPTLKSIELWDCSESMVVSLKKIVKEQEELQGDPSFHVLVQSLFVSQELQSLATPNFRVARKF, from the exons ATGGCAGCCTATGCAGCCATAGTTTCTCTTATGAATACCATCAATCAGATCGAGCACCACCCTTCCCCTCCAATTTCTATCCACAAACAACAACTTGAATCTCTCACTCAAATTGTTACCTTTTTGCAGGAATTTCTTGAAAGTTATAAGTCCCCTGTTGCCGATGGAGATGAAGCTGATCCGCTGGAGATGCGTATCGCAGATGCAGCTCATGCTGTTGAAGATGTTATCGAATCACATATTGTGGACAAGCTTCAGCCGAGGAGATCCAAACGTATCGCAGATGCAGCTAATGCGGCTGAAGATGCTATCGAATCTCATATTGTGGACAAGCTTCAGCTGAGAAGATCCAAAAAAGCCAAAATTGATACAGCTGAAgctgatgaacaaatcaa GAAGGAAGCCATGGAAAATGAACTGGGTAGATCAATGAGTCCCAACGAA GAATTTCTCCAAGGCTATGTTGTAGATGCAGCTCATGCGGCTGAAGAAGTGAATTCTAGAGAGGAAGTCAGTTGCATCAACTTCTATCAAGATCTACAGCAAGTGATAGAAGAAATGAATGTGATCAACAAGGAAGCCATGGAGACTTCAGCTGAAGCTCAGCTGCAGAGAAAGGTCTCCTCGACTCATGCTGGCTCCTTGACGTCCTCTTCCACTGTGAAGGAAAGCATGATGGTGGGCTTTGATGACGTGCAACTTCAACTCTTGGATTGGCTCACTGGAGGGAACCGTAACCGCCAAATCATCCCAATCACAGGGATGGGCGGGATTGGTAAAACCACTCTTGCCCGACATATATTTGAGCATGCCCTTGTTAAGCAACATTTTGATATTTGTGCGTGGACTACAATTTCTCAAACTTATAATGTTAGAGAAACACTTAGAGAAGTTCTTAAACAAGTGAGCGGAGATTCGAGGGATGACTTGAGTGACGAGAACGAATTGGGAGAAAAATTGCACAAGTATTTATGGGGTAGGAGGTATATTATAATactggatgatatgtggagtgtAGAGGTGTGGGACAAGATGAGGTTTTTCTTTCCCGATTACAATGATGGGAGTCGAGTAATTGTAACGACTAGGCTCGCAAACTTGGCTGCCAAGTTGACAGACTCTAACAGCATTGGTATGAGATTTTTAGATGATGTTTGTAGCTGGAGTTTGTTCTCCAAAACTGTATTTGGGGATGGGGGTTTTCCTCTTCATCTCGAGGAAATCGGAAAGAAAATTGTGGGGAAGTGTAAGGGACTTCCTTTGTCGATTGCTGTGATTGGCGGTCTTCTGGCAAAGTCCGAACTTACACTTGAATATTGGGAGCACATAGAGGAAAACTTAAGCTCAGTAGTGAAttcggaaaatgatgaatattggTTGAGAGTATTGAAACTGAGCTATGACCATTTGCCTGCGTATCTAAAGCCTTGTTTTTTGTACATGGGGATGTTTGGGGAAGATAAGAGAATTGGAGTCTCAGAACTCATGAGGCTATGGGTTTCTGAAGGCTTTCTTAAACCAAATATCAATAAAAGCTCGAAAACAATTGCCAAAGAGTATCTGAAGGAGCTAGTCGATAGAAACCCCATTCTTGTTCATGAGTTAGGGAAACTTGGGAATATTAGGTGCTGCAAAATGCATGATTTAGTGAGAGATCTATGTTTGAAAGAAGCTGAAAAGCAGAGGTTTTATTATGTGTTAGGGCAAGATTGTCCTCGAGGGATAAATAGCCAACGCCGCATTGTTATTCCCAGAAGCACTTCAGCTATGACAGTCCAGGATGCCATGGAAACTATGTCGTCACGTGCTCGTTCTTTCATATGTCATGCTGATACGGTTCCAGAATTGCTAGATTTCAGATTTTTGAGGACACTGAGTACATATAATGGTTGGTATTCCAAAGGGTATTTAGATGAAAATGTGTTTCAAATGGTGAACTTGAGGTACCTTTCGGCTAGATTTCGTTCAGGGTTCCAAATCCCTTCTTCAATTAGTCTGCTCTGGAATCTACACACACTATTTGTTTCTTGTAAGGGTAAACCTACAACTGCACCAGTAGAAATTTGGAAAATGCATCAGCTTAAGCATGTCGAGTTCGAAGAGAGCATAATGTTCAAATATGCAGGATATGGAATGTATCTCCCAGATCCTCGGAGCGGGCATAGTGATGTTATGATGGAGAATCTAGAGACGCTCAAAGGAGTGCTTGATTTCAACTTGAATGAAGAAGTGGTTAAGAGAATTCCCAATATCAAGAAGTTGCGCATAAAATACACGAATAAAGTAATGGACAGAGTGAAGTGCCTCAGCTATCTTCATTGTCTGAGTAAGCTGGAAAGCTTGACTTGCATTATTGACAATGGATGTGAAGAGTGTCTGCAGAGTATTAGCTTCCCGCACTCACTCAAGAAGCTGCATCTTCAATGCGGAAAATTCGATTTGGAGGAAATTCTGGAAAAGATAGGTTCATTACCACTTCTTGAGAAGCTCTATTTGGAGTATGGGTTTTTTGCAACAGGCAGATGGGAAATAGTTGATGGCCAATTCCCCAGCCTCAAATACTTGAAAATGCATGGCTGTATGAATATGGAATGCTGGACGTTGGAGGGCTCCTGCTTGCCATGCCTTGAGCAACTTGAGCTCAGGTACATGAAGTCGTTGGAGGAGTTTCCTTCTGAAATTGGAGAAATACCAACACTCAAATCAATTGAATTGTGGGATTGCAGTGAATCAATGGTTGTGTCTTTGAAAAAGATAGTAAAGGAACAAGAGGAATTACAAGGGGACCCATCCTTTCATGTTCTAGTTCAGTCATTATTCGTCAGCCAAGAACTGCAGAGCTTGGCAACTCCCAACTTTCGTGTAGCAAGGAAATTTTGA
- the LOC131016795 gene encoding putative late blight resistance protein homolog R1C-3 isoform X1 encodes MAAYAAIVSLMNTINQIEHHPSPPISIHKQQLESLTQIVTFLQEFLESYKSPVADGDEADPLEMRIADAAHAVEDVIESHIVDKLQPRRSKRIADAANAAEDAIESHIVDKLQLRRSKKAKIDTAEADEQINFYQDRLQQVIEEMNVIKKEAMENELGRSMSPNEEFLQGYVVDAAHAAEEVNSREEVSCINFYQDLQQVIEEMNVINKEAMETSAEAQLQRKVSSTHAGSLTSSSTVKESMMVGFDDVQLQLLDWLTGGNRNRQIIPITGMGGIGKTTLARHIFEHALVKQHFDICAWTTISQTYNVRETLREVLKQVSGDSRDDLSDENELGEKLHKYLWGRRYIIILDDMWSVEVWDKMRFFFPDYNDGSRVIVTTRLANLAAKLTDSNSIGMRFLDDVCSWSLFSKTVFGDGGFPLHLEEIGKKIVGKCKGLPLSIAVIGGLLAKSELTLEYWEHIEENLSSVVNSENDEYWLRVLKLSYDHLPAYLKPCFLYMGMFGEDKRIGVSELMRLWVSEGFLKPNINKSSKTIAKEYLKELVDRNPILVHELGKLGNIRCCKMHDLVRDLCLKEAEKQRFYYVLGQDCPRGINSQRRIVIPRSTSAMTVQDAMETMSSRARSFICHADTVPELLDFRFLRTLSTYNGWYSKGYLDENVFQMVNLRYLSARFRSGFQIPSSISLLWNLHTLFVSCKGKPTTAPVEIWKMHQLKHVEFEESIMFKYAGYGMYLPDPRSGHSDVMMENLETLKGVLDFNLNEEVVKRIPNIKKLRIKYTNKVMDRVKCLSYLHCLSKLESLTCIIDNGCEECLQSISFPHSLKKLHLQCGKFDLEEILEKIGSLPLLEKLYLEYGFFATGRWEIVDGQFPSLKYLKMHGCMNMECWTLEGSCLPCLEQLELRYMKSLEEFPSEIGEIPTLKSIELWDCSESMVVSLKKIVKEQEELQGDPSFHVLVQSLFVSQELQSLATPNFRVARKF; translated from the exons ATGGCAGCCTATGCAGCCATAGTTTCTCTTATGAATACCATCAATCAGATCGAGCACCACCCTTCCCCTCCAATTTCTATCCACAAACAACAACTTGAATCTCTCACTCAAATTGTTACCTTTTTGCAGGAATTTCTTGAAAGTTATAAGTCCCCTGTTGCCGATGGAGATGAAGCTGATCCGCTGGAGATGCGTATCGCAGATGCAGCTCATGCTGTTGAAGATGTTATCGAATCACATATTGTGGACAAGCTTCAGCCGAGGAGATCCAAACGTATCGCAGATGCAGCTAATGCGGCTGAAGATGCTATCGAATCTCATATTGTGGACAAGCTTCAGCTGAGAAGATCCAAAAAAGCCAAAATTGATACAGCTGAAgctgatgaacaaatcaacttcTATCAAGATCGTCTACAACAAGTGATAGAAGAAATGAATGTGATCAAGAAGGAAGCCATGGAAAATGAACTGGGTAGATCAATGAGTCCCAACGAA GAATTTCTCCAAGGCTATGTTGTAGATGCAGCTCATGCGGCTGAAGAAGTGAATTCTAGAGAGGAAGTCAGTTGCATCAACTTCTATCAAGATCTACAGCAAGTGATAGAAGAAATGAATGTGATCAACAAGGAAGCCATGGAGACTTCAGCTGAAGCTCAGCTGCAGAGAAAGGTCTCCTCGACTCATGCTGGCTCCTTGACGTCCTCTTCCACTGTGAAGGAAAGCATGATGGTGGGCTTTGATGACGTGCAACTTCAACTCTTGGATTGGCTCACTGGAGGGAACCGTAACCGCCAAATCATCCCAATCACAGGGATGGGCGGGATTGGTAAAACCACTCTTGCCCGACATATATTTGAGCATGCCCTTGTTAAGCAACATTTTGATATTTGTGCGTGGACTACAATTTCTCAAACTTATAATGTTAGAGAAACACTTAGAGAAGTTCTTAAACAAGTGAGCGGAGATTCGAGGGATGACTTGAGTGACGAGAACGAATTGGGAGAAAAATTGCACAAGTATTTATGGGGTAGGAGGTATATTATAATactggatgatatgtggagtgtAGAGGTGTGGGACAAGATGAGGTTTTTCTTTCCCGATTACAATGATGGGAGTCGAGTAATTGTAACGACTAGGCTCGCAAACTTGGCTGCCAAGTTGACAGACTCTAACAGCATTGGTATGAGATTTTTAGATGATGTTTGTAGCTGGAGTTTGTTCTCCAAAACTGTATTTGGGGATGGGGGTTTTCCTCTTCATCTCGAGGAAATCGGAAAGAAAATTGTGGGGAAGTGTAAGGGACTTCCTTTGTCGATTGCTGTGATTGGCGGTCTTCTGGCAAAGTCCGAACTTACACTTGAATATTGGGAGCACATAGAGGAAAACTTAAGCTCAGTAGTGAAttcggaaaatgatgaatattggTTGAGAGTATTGAAACTGAGCTATGACCATTTGCCTGCGTATCTAAAGCCTTGTTTTTTGTACATGGGGATGTTTGGGGAAGATAAGAGAATTGGAGTCTCAGAACTCATGAGGCTATGGGTTTCTGAAGGCTTTCTTAAACCAAATATCAATAAAAGCTCGAAAACAATTGCCAAAGAGTATCTGAAGGAGCTAGTCGATAGAAACCCCATTCTTGTTCATGAGTTAGGGAAACTTGGGAATATTAGGTGCTGCAAAATGCATGATTTAGTGAGAGATCTATGTTTGAAAGAAGCTGAAAAGCAGAGGTTTTATTATGTGTTAGGGCAAGATTGTCCTCGAGGGATAAATAGCCAACGCCGCATTGTTATTCCCAGAAGCACTTCAGCTATGACAGTCCAGGATGCCATGGAAACTATGTCGTCACGTGCTCGTTCTTTCATATGTCATGCTGATACGGTTCCAGAATTGCTAGATTTCAGATTTTTGAGGACACTGAGTACATATAATGGTTGGTATTCCAAAGGGTATTTAGATGAAAATGTGTTTCAAATGGTGAACTTGAGGTACCTTTCGGCTAGATTTCGTTCAGGGTTCCAAATCCCTTCTTCAATTAGTCTGCTCTGGAATCTACACACACTATTTGTTTCTTGTAAGGGTAAACCTACAACTGCACCAGTAGAAATTTGGAAAATGCATCAGCTTAAGCATGTCGAGTTCGAAGAGAGCATAATGTTCAAATATGCAGGATATGGAATGTATCTCCCAGATCCTCGGAGCGGGCATAGTGATGTTATGATGGAGAATCTAGAGACGCTCAAAGGAGTGCTTGATTTCAACTTGAATGAAGAAGTGGTTAAGAGAATTCCCAATATCAAGAAGTTGCGCATAAAATACACGAATAAAGTAATGGACAGAGTGAAGTGCCTCAGCTATCTTCATTGTCTGAGTAAGCTGGAAAGCTTGACTTGCATTATTGACAATGGATGTGAAGAGTGTCTGCAGAGTATTAGCTTCCCGCACTCACTCAAGAAGCTGCATCTTCAATGCGGAAAATTCGATTTGGAGGAAATTCTGGAAAAGATAGGTTCATTACCACTTCTTGAGAAGCTCTATTTGGAGTATGGGTTTTTTGCAACAGGCAGATGGGAAATAGTTGATGGCCAATTCCCCAGCCTCAAATACTTGAAAATGCATGGCTGTATGAATATGGAATGCTGGACGTTGGAGGGCTCCTGCTTGCCATGCCTTGAGCAACTTGAGCTCAGGTACATGAAGTCGTTGGAGGAGTTTCCTTCTGAAATTGGAGAAATACCAACACTCAAATCAATTGAATTGTGGGATTGCAGTGAATCAATGGTTGTGTCTTTGAAAAAGATAGTAAAGGAACAAGAGGAATTACAAGGGGACCCATCCTTTCATGTTCTAGTTCAGTCATTATTCGTCAGCCAAGAACTGCAGAGCTTGGCAACTCCCAACTTTCGTGTAGCAAGGAAATTTTGA
- the LOC131016793 gene encoding putative late blight resistance protein homolog R1A-3 — protein sequence MAYAALVSLTNTIDRFLNSNLYSISVEEEEQIRSLLEYVTPFQDFLDKFPDKFKSLEERMREAANEAEDILEYLVLEKVFLSSDEESELHDELDRGTVIKDINLKLQKMFEEFGQDFQDEANVNRLLDGRISEVANKAKKFDRFLMWERNHIRFRDKWRFLPAEFAMFKSKRQFINHLKKMESEIDSIMAEAIPVKNISEAVTASSSGLAPADNVSDMIVLHDDDDEKEAEEETECYRSSKYELQMERVMEEIALIAAQVKEIKDSSSSKDVERGGADTSAAPTSSSTDPSIHKDSMVGFEDYVLDVKDRLCGEPSRLQVIPICGMGGIGKTTLARNVYDDPLTVGHFVIRVWVTISQDYSAQRILSSLLESLKEYNTGGLGQSDDEKVHKILMGRRYLVVMDDMWSGEAWDVVRRVFPDDGNGSRVVLTTRLFEVASYPDPSNRLHEISLLNADQSWNLLKHKVFADEECPSNLETIGEEIATSCKGLPLAIVVIAGLLSTVSKNPSSWQEIAEKVKSAKTTEHDQIEEILSLSYVELPQYLRPCFLYMGSFPEDDEIHVVKLMRLWVAEGFVKFSINSKSFEEVAEECLDELVKRNLVLVRKRKSNGRIKSCSLHDLMRDLCIRKAHESQFFLNLMDKHVEKEHFTERIENQRCVSIDSSHLRYLSDDDDSTIHSIRCSKYRLVKLNFVKGVRLLRVLDTVPADVESSPSVHQLCELFHLRYLAINYMQSIPKGLSMLKNLQTLILGRIRDTLRFLVVCNLVLSWDMPQLRHVHFHGTIYFEDPSETTISLGSLQTLSYMSHLCCTERILKKIPNLKKLKIYCSEDAACLNDLVHLHRLENLKLYAGRWVGSRPKHYKITYPSMLKKLSLIDLRLPWSHMILVGSLPNLQVLKLKHCSWVDGDTWETIEEAFPALEVLLIEDSGFKNWITESSHFPKLKRLLLRSCWNLNGIPNDIGDISTLELIEVTGKVKESLMESVELIREEQEEYGNNIQVVCSAKS from the coding sequence ATGGCCTATGCTGCACTTGTCTCCCTCACAAACACCATAGACCGATTCCTTAATAGCAATCTATATTCCATCtctgttgaagaagaagaacaaattagatctcTCCTTGAGTATGTTACCCCCTTCCAAGACTTCCTCGATAAATTTCCAGACAAGTTCAAGAGTTTGGAAGAGCGGATGAGGGAAGCGGCAAACGAAGCAGAAGATATCTTAGAATATCTTGTGTTGGAAAAGGTTTTCTTGTCTTCTGATGAAGAGTCTGAATTACACGATGAACTCGACCGAGGCACTGTGATTAAGGATATTAATTTGAAGCTGCAAAAAATGTTCGAGGAATTCGGCCAAGATTTTCAAGATGAAGCTAACGTCAACAGATTATTAGACGGCCGAATTAGCGAAGTAGCAAATAAAGCGAAAAAATTCGACAGGTTTCTAATGTGGGAGAGAAATCACATTCGTTTCAGAGACAAGTGGAGATTTCTACCAGCGGAGTTTGCTATGTTCAAGTCCAAACGACAGTTCATAAACCACTTGAAAAAGATGGAAAGTGAAATTGATTCGATCATGGCGGAGGCGATCCCCGTGAAGAATATCAGTGAGGCGGTCACCGCCTCCTCATCTGGGCTTGCACCGGCCGACAATGTTAGTGATATGATTGTTTtacatgatgatgatgatgagaagGAGGCGGAAGAGGAGACTGAATGCTATCGTAGTTCAAAATACGAACTCCAGATGGAAAGGGTGATGGAGGAGATTGCTTTGATTGCTGCACAAGTGAAGGAAATCAAGGATAGCTCCAGCAGCAAAGACGTTGAACGTGGTGGTGCTGATACTTCTGCTGCTCCTACTTCATCATCAACTGATCCATCCATCCACAAAGATTCCATGGTTGGTTTTGAAGATTATGTGTTAGACGTGAAGGATCGCCTCTGTGGAGAGCCATCCCGACTCCAAGTCATCCCAATCTGTGGTATGGGTGGCATCGGCAAAACTACTCTTGCCAGGAACGTTTATGATGATCCATTAACGGTGGGCCATTTTGTGATTCGTGTTTGGGTCACAATATCACAAGATTACAGTGCACAGAGAATTCTTTCTAGCCTTCTGGAGTCCTTGAAGGAATACAACACAGGTGGATTGGGACAAAGTGATGATGAAAAAGTGCACAAAATTTTAATGGGCAGGAGATATTTAGTTGtgatggatgatatgtggagtggTGAGGCATGGGATGTCGTCAGAAGGGTATTTCCTGATGATGGCAACGGAAGCCGTGTTGTGCTAACCACGAGGTTGTTTGAGGTGGCTTCTTATCCGGATCCTTCGAACAGGCTTCATGAGATAAGCCTGTTGAATGCAGATCAGAGCTGGAATTTGTTGAAGCATAAGGTGTTTGCAGATGAAGAATGTCCTTCCAATTTGGAAACTATTGGGGAGGAGATTGCGACAAGCTGCAAAGGATTGCCCCTCGCGATTGTGGTGATTGCGGGGCTTCTATCCACAGTTAGTAAGAATCCATCTTCATGGCAGGAGATTGCAGAAAAGGTGAAGTCTGCAAAAACTACAGAGCATGACCAAATCGAGGAGATACTATCTTTGAGCTACGTCGAATTACCTCAATATTTGAGGCCATGTTTCTTGTACATGGGTTCCTTCCCGGAAGATGATGAGATCCATGTTGTGAAACTCATGAGGTTGTGGGTAGCTGAGGGCTTTGTGAAGTTTTCAATCAACTCCAAGAGCTTTGAAGAGGTGGCGGAAGAGTGTTTAGATGAACTCGTCAAGAGAAATCTTGTTTTGGTCAGAAAGAGGAAATCTAATGGCAGAATCAAAAGCTGCAGCCTCCATGATCTGATGAGGGACTTGTGCATAAGAAAAGCGCATGAAAGTCAGTTTTTCTTGAATCTGATGGATAAGCATGTTGAAAAGGAGCATTTTACAGAAAGGATAGAGAATCAGCGCTGCGTAAGCATTGATTCGTCTCATCTAAGATACCTTTCAGACGATGATGATTCAACCATCCATTCCATCAGATGCTCGAAATATCGTTTAGTGAAACTGAACTTTGTCAAGGGTGTGAGGTTGCTGAGGGTGTTGGATACGGTACCTGCTGACGTGGAGAGCTCACCATCAGTGCATCAACTATGTGAGTTATTTCATTTAAGATACCTTGCTATTAACTATATGCAATCTATTCCTAAGGGATTATCGATGCTTAAGAATCTGCAAACCTTAATCCTTGGTAGAATACGAGATACATTACGTTTTTTGGTAGTTTGTAATCTTGTTTTGAGTTGGGACATGCCGCAATTAAGACATGTTCACTTTCACGGCACAATCTATTTTGAGGATCCAAGTGAAACAACTATCTCTCTAGGAAGCCTACAAACACTTTCCTATATGTCACATTTGTGTTGCACAGAAAGGATCTTGAAAAAGATCCCAAACCTTAAGAAGTTGAAGATTTATTGTTCTGAGGATGCAGCTTGTTTGAATGATTTGGTGCATCTGCACCGGCTCGAGAATTTGAAACTATATGCTGGTCGTTGGGTTGGATCTCGGCCAAAGCACTACAAGATTACTTATCCTAGCATGCTGAAAAAGTTGAGTTTGATTGATTTGAGACTTCCTTGGAGCCACATGATTCTTGTTGGTTCATTGCCAAATCTACAAGTTCTTAAACTAAAGCATTGTAGTTGGGTCGATGGTGACACATGGGAAACAATCGAAGAAGCATTCCCAGCGTTGGAAGTTCTTCTAATTGAAGATTCAGGGTTTAAGAATTGGATAACTGAAAGTAGCCATTTCCCAAAACTCAAACGGCTACTGCTTCGTTCTTGTTGGAATCTCAATGGGATTCCAAATGATATTGGAGACATTTCAACTCTTGAACTCATTGAGGTTACTGGAAAAGTGAAAGAGTCTCTAATGGAGTCGGTTGAATTGATACGAGAGGAGCAAGAAGAATATGGAAACAACATTCAAGTTGTCTGCAGTGCTAAGTCCTAA